The sequence TTGTCTGTGCCGGCGGTCCTTGTGCATACAATCCGGAGCCTTTGGCAGACTTTATAGACTTTTTTATGATGGGTGAAGGCGAGGAAATAATCAACGAAGTGATGGATGTGTATGTACAATGGAAGAAGAAAAATTTGCCAAGGGAAGAGTTTTTGCGCTGCATATCGTCAATTGAGGGAGTGTATGTCCCTCAATTCTATGATGTAAAATACAACGACGATGGCACCATAAGCTCTTTTTTGCCGATAAGGGATGAGTATCCCAAAAAAATAAGAAAAAGGATTATAAAGGACCTGGACAAGGTCTTTTTCCCTGAAAAAATAGTAGTTCCCTTTACGGGAATCGTTCATGACAGGATAATGGTTGAGTTGTTCCGGGGCTGTATCAGGGGATGCAGATTCTGTCAGGCAGGTTTTATTTACAGGCCTGTAAGGGAAAGATCGGCGGACAGGCTTTTGGAGATATCCCGAAAGCTTGAGGAAAGCACGGGTTATGAGGAGATTTCACTTACTTCCTTAAGTACCAGTGACTATACGGCGCTGAAAGAACTAACCGACGGACTGATTTGTGAGATGGAGCCGAAAAAAGTGAATCTTTCGCTTCCGTCTCTGAGGGTGGATTCCTTTTCTCTTGAACTTATGGAAAAGGCCCAGAAAGTTCGAAAAAGCGGTCTTACTTTTGCACCGGAAGCGGGTACCCAGAGGCTTCGCAATGTTATAAACAAGGGTGTAACCGAAGAAGACCTCATAAAATCTGTTTCTCTGGCTTTTGAAGGCGGCTGGAGCGGAGTAAAGCTTTACTTTATGCTGGGGCTTCCGACGGAAAGCTATGAAGATATTGAGGGTATAGCGGAACTTGGACATAAAGTTGTTGAAGCATATAAAAATACGCCAAAAGACAAAAGGGGCAAAGGACTTAGTGTCACTATCAGCACATCGTCCTTTGTTCCAAAGCCTTTTACGCCTTTTCAGTGGGAGCCGCAGGACAGTATCGAGACTTTGAGGGAAAAACAGATTTTCCTGAAAAGCAAAATAAAAAGCAAGAGCATCAAGTACAACTGGCATGACCCTGAATTGAGCTTTTTGGAGGCAATTTTTGCCCGCGGAGACAGAAAACTGGGTAAAGTGCTGCTTAAGGCTTTTGAGAAAGGCTGCAAGTTTGACAGTTGGGGAGAGCACTTCAAATTTGACAAATGGATGGAGGCTTTCCGTGAATGCGGAATTGACCCTTCATTCTATGCCAACAGGAAAAGGTCATATGGTGAGATTTTGCCTTGGGATCATATTGATGTGGGAGTGTCGAAGAAATTTTTGGAAAGAGAACATGAAAAGGCATTAAAAGAAGAAGTTACTCCAAATTGCAGAGCAAACTGTTCCGGATGCGGAGCCACCGTGTTTGAGGGGGGAATTTGTGTTGAGTAGTATCAGAGTGAAATTCGTTCGGGGGGAAGAAGTCAAATACATTTCCCATTTGGATTTGATGAAGATGTTTGAAAGAGCGGTAAGGCGTTCAAATATTCCCATAGCGTATTCCCAGGGATTTAATCCTCACCCTCATATAGTGTTTGGGCTTCCGCTTTCGGTGGGAGTGACCAGCGACTCCGAGTATGCTGATTTTGAGCTTGAAAAGGATATGAAGCCCGAAGAGTTTGCACAAAGACTTAACCAGAATCTTCCTGAAGGCGTAAAAATTGTTGAGGCAAAAAAGAACAATACAAATTCCAATATCATGGCTCAAGTGGCGGGAGCATTATATGAAGTATTGGTTTTGGCGGACGGAAAAGTTGAAATAGAGGATTTGAAAAGCAAACTTTCGAAGTTTCTCGAGAATAAGGAAATATTTACAGAAAAAGAATCTAAAGGAAAAATAAAGTCCGTAGACATACGTCCCATGATATATAATGTTGCTGTAACTACTGTCAAGAATACGGAAGCTGGAGTTTTGGAGAGTACCAAAACTGATTTTACCGAAGACGGATGTAAAAATTTGTGGATTTTAAAATATGTTGAAAAACTTAAGGCTGAAGACGATTTGTTTAAACAAACGGACGAATCGGCTGTTTTCTGTTTTACAATGCTGCTTGCCGCAGGAAGTATGGCAAATTTGAAACCGGAGTTTGTAATTGCGGCTTTTGGCAGATATTCAGGCATTAATTTTGAGATATTAAAAATTCATCGTTCCGGTCTTTTTACGAAAAACAAAGACAACCTGACTGATCCTTTGGGGGGTCGTGTATTATTATCTGTATGAGGTGGTAGAATGGTTAGTGAGATTGTGGTAGATGTGGGGATTAATGAAAAAAGAGTGGCTCTGTTGGAAGACAGGGAACTGGTTGAATTATTTATAGAGAGAAATGATTGTGAAAGACTTGTGGGCAATATTTACAGAGGCAGAGTGGAAAGTGTCCTGCCTGGAATGCAGGCGGCTTTTATAGATATCGGATATGAAAAGAATGCTTTTTTGTATGTAGGTGATGCCATACCTCAGAAAGAATTTTCCGAAGATGATGAAGAAATCTATAGCGATGTTAAGAGTTACAATATCGAAGAGATATTAAGACCCGGTCAGGAAATAACGGTACAGGTAACCAAAGAACCCATAGGAACAAAAGGCCCAAGGGTAACTACCCATATAACGTTGCCGGGAAGGCAGATGGTGCTTCTTCCCAACGCCGATTACATTGGCATTTCTAGGAGAATTGAGGATGAGGAGGAACGGGCAAAGCTAAGAAAAATAGCCGAAAAGATCAAACCAAAGAATATGGGAATTATTGTAAGGACTGTTTCGGAAGGCAAACGGGAAGAAGATTTTAAAAGTGATTTGAATTTTTTGGTCAAACTTTGGGCAAAAATAAAACAAAGAGAACAGAGCGGACCGGTTCCCAGGTGTTTGCACAAAGATTTGAGTGTAATTTACAGAGCAGTCAGGGACATCTTTACATGGAACATTGACAGGTTTGTTATTAATGACCGGCAGGAGTACAATAAGGTTCTTGAGCTTGTTGAAATGATTTCGCCGGCTTTGAAAATGAGAGTGGAGTATTTCAACAAAAATATTGATTTGTTTGAGTACTACCAGATTGACAGCATGATACAGAAGGCATTGGCCAAAAAGGTCTGGTTAAAATGCGGAGGATATATTGTAATCGAGAGAACGGAAGCTCTTACGGTTATTGATGTGAACACCGGGAAGTATGTGGGGGTAAACAATCTCGAAGACACCGTTTTAAGGACCAATCTTGATGCGGTCAAAGAAATCGGGAAACAATTGAGGCTAAGAGACATCGGAGGAATAATTATTATTGATTTTATCGACATGCATGATCCGGAACATCAAAAACAGGTACTGGAAGCTTTAAAGCAGGTATTGAAAAAGGATCGCACCAAAACCACTGTTGTCGGCATGACCGGTCTTGGCCTTATTGAGATGACGAGGAAAAAGGTTAGGGAAGGCTTGGAGTCAATGATGCTTCAGGATTGTCCTTATTGTGAAGGAAGGGGGAAAATACTTTCGCCCGAGTCTGTGGC comes from Acetivibrio thermocellus ATCC 27405 and encodes:
- a CDS encoding TIGR03960 family B12-binding radical SAM protein, giving the protein MGIRVSDRILQSVEKPSRYTGNEWNSVKKDLKGIDIRFAFCFPDVYEVGMSHLGMKILYHLLNEREDTYCERVFAPWVDMEAKMREHNIPLFALETHDPIREFDFIGFTLQYEMSYTNIINMLDLAGVPVLSGERTKEHPFVCAGGPCAYNPEPLADFIDFFMMGEGEEIINEVMDVYVQWKKKNLPREEFLRCISSIEGVYVPQFYDVKYNDDGTISSFLPIRDEYPKKIRKRIIKDLDKVFFPEKIVVPFTGIVHDRIMVELFRGCIRGCRFCQAGFIYRPVRERSADRLLEISRKLEESTGYEEISLTSLSTSDYTALKELTDGLICEMEPKKVNLSLPSLRVDSFSLELMEKAQKVRKSGLTFAPEAGTQRLRNVINKGVTEEDLIKSVSLAFEGGWSGVKLYFMLGLPTESYEDIEGIAELGHKVVEAYKNTPKDKRGKGLSVTISTSSFVPKPFTPFQWEPQDSIETLREKQIFLKSKIKSKSIKYNWHDPELSFLEAIFARGDRKLGKVLLKAFEKGCKFDSWGEHFKFDKWMEAFRECGIDPSFYANRKRSYGEILPWDHIDVGVSKKFLEREHEKALKEEVTPNCRANCSGCGATVFEGGICVE
- a CDS encoding Rne/Rng family ribonuclease, with product MVSEIVVDVGINEKRVALLEDRELVELFIERNDCERLVGNIYRGRVESVLPGMQAAFIDIGYEKNAFLYVGDAIPQKEFSEDDEEIYSDVKSYNIEEILRPGQEITVQVTKEPIGTKGPRVTTHITLPGRQMVLLPNADYIGISRRIEDEEERAKLRKIAEKIKPKNMGIIVRTVSEGKREEDFKSDLNFLVKLWAKIKQREQSGPVPRCLHKDLSVIYRAVRDIFTWNIDRFVINDRQEYNKVLELVEMISPALKMRVEYFNKNIDLFEYYQIDSMIQKALAKKVWLKCGGYIVIERTEALTVIDVNTGKYVGVNNLEDTVLRTNLDAVKEIGKQLRLRDIGGIIIIDFIDMHDPEHQKQVLEALKQVLKKDRTKTTVVGMTGLGLIEMTRKKVREGLESMMLQDCPYCEGRGKILSPESVARNVEKEISKYFTKTIANAIMVEVHPTVAEVLRGEDNDNLARIQNLFNKKVIIKPSAEVGHEEVKGSCKIKCRNI
- a CDS encoding TIGR03936 family radical SAM-associated protein, encoding MLSSIRVKFVRGEEVKYISHLDLMKMFERAVRRSNIPIAYSQGFNPHPHIVFGLPLSVGVTSDSEYADFELEKDMKPEEFAQRLNQNLPEGVKIVEAKKNNTNSNIMAQVAGALYEVLVLADGKVEIEDLKSKLSKFLENKEIFTEKESKGKIKSVDIRPMIYNVAVTTVKNTEAGVLESTKTDFTEDGCKNLWILKYVEKLKAEDDLFKQTDESAVFCFTMLLAAGSMANLKPEFVIAAFGRYSGINFEILKIHRSGLFTKNKDNLTDPLGGRVLLSV